The Phormidium yuhuli AB48 DNA window GGCCAACAACCCTAACTCCACCAATAAGCGTAAATCATCCGCCAGCGATCGCCGCGTCACCCCAAACAACCGCTGTTCCAGACGCTCCTGCCACTCCTGCCGCTCTACCCCCAACTCAGCACAGACCGCCTCAATCCAGGCCGCCATCCCCTCCTGGCCCACCACCGACAGCACCCAATCATAACCACGACGGGCACAAAGACAGCGGGAATTGTGAAGTGGAGGAATCTCCTCCCCCTTAGGATGATCCGGGGTAAAAAAGGCATCCCGCCATTGAGCATAACTAAACAACTCAGGAACCGGTTCCTGACCCTGATTCCAGAACGAGCCATAGCCAGGACAATACAACAGATGTAACCAAACCCATAACCGTAGCGATCGCAATCCATGCTGACAAAACACCCCCCGCGTCAACCGCTGCAACAACAGAGGCGACGGATAGAGCACCCCCAACCCAGCCTCCTCTGCCAATGGTCGTGTCTGAGGCGACGTCAGAGACCGTCGCCGCTGACTAGAAAGAGGAAGCCGTTTCTGGGGAACCATCAATTAAACCTTACCGTATTTCGGAATTAGCCGCTTCCAATTATTGACCATAAACAGCCAGAACGCAACCCCAGTCAGCCCACAAATAGCCGTTTGAGCAGCACCGGAGCAATCTCCGGCAACGGCAGTACATACCGAGCCGCCCCCAGAGCGATCGCCTCCTTCGGCATCCCAAACACCACCGACGTCGCCTCATCCTGAGCGATGGTCACCCCACCCGCCTGAGAAATCGCCTGCATCCCCAAGGCCCCATCCTTACCCATCCCCGTCAAGAGAATCCCGACACAACGCCGTCCATACACCTGAGCCACCGACTCAAACGTCACCGTCACCGACGGACGATGACCCGAAAACGGTGGCAGAGGGGCGCTCGCAAACACCCCCGGACGACTAAACGTCAAATGCTCATCCTCCGGCGGGAAATAAATCACCCCCGCCTCCGCCCGCATCCCCGGCTGAGCAATCCGCACCGGAACCCGACATTCCGTATCCAGCCAATTCACCAACCCCGTCAAAAAGCCCCGACTAATATGTTGCACACAAACAATCGGCACCGGAAACCCCACAGGAATCTCCCGTAAAATCTCTTGTAATGCCTGGGGCCCCCCCGTCGAAGCCCCAATCGTCACCAACTCATAGGTTCGCTGTCGTACCGCTGGGGCGATCGGCGGCAAGGAAGACTGTCCTAACCCAACCGATTTAGAACGAGCTGTCACAGGCTGGCTCGTCCCACGTCTTAAATCCCTCCCCTGACGACGATGGGTAAACACCGCCACACCAGACAAGACACGAATTTTAGTAATCAACTCCAGTTGCAAATCCTGCCAATCCCTCATCCCCCCATCAATCGGTTTCGGCAACACATCCACCGCCCCCGCCTTCAATACCCGAAACACATTCTGAGTATCCTCCGCCT harbors:
- the cheB gene encoding chemotaxis-specific protein-glutamate methyltransferase CheB, which gives rise to MPIRVLIAEDSPVVQVILRRMLASCPDVELVGMAGNGKEALKMLPQVLPDVVCTDFHMPQMNGLELTQEIMATMPRPILILSASVQAEDTQNVFRVLKAGAVDVLPKPIDGGMRDWQDLQLELITKIRVLSGVAVFTHRRQGRDLRRGTSQPVTARSKSVGLGQSSLPPIAPAVRQRTYELVTIGASTGGPQALQEILREIPVGFPVPIVCVQHISRGFLTGLVNWLDTECRVPVRIAQPGMRAEAGVIYFPPEDEHLTFSRPGVFASAPLPPFSGHRPSVTVTFESVAQVYGRRCVGILLTGMGKDGALGMQAISQAGGVTIAQDEATSVVFGMPKEAIALGAARYVLPLPEIAPVLLKRLFVG